From a region of the Chlamydiota bacterium genome:
- a CDS encoding UbiX family flavin prenyltransferase codes for MLYAERLLKALLEAGHLIELIVSENSFDLLNFEIGLKPKQSLVDFLHEKYGDSILKGKVKTYDLHDLAAPPSSGTHIHHGMVILPCSMKTLSAVATGASRTLIERAADVCLKESKKLILATRETPLSRIHLENMLRVCEAGGKIMPCDPGFYIRPKKIEDLADFIAGKIMNLLEIEHQLFKPWGNEHELIINN; via the coding sequence ATGCTTTACGCTGAAAGACTCTTAAAAGCCCTCTTAGAAGCTGGACATTTGATTGAGTTAATTGTTTCTGAAAATTCTTTTGATCTTTTGAACTTTGAAATCGGCCTTAAACCCAAGCAAAGTCTGGTTGATTTCCTCCATGAAAAATATGGGGATTCTATTCTCAAGGGAAAGGTTAAAACCTATGATCTTCATGACCTGGCTGCCCCACCTTCCTCCGGAACTCATATCCACCATGGGATGGTCATCCTTCCTTGCTCAATGAAAACCCTTTCGGCAGTTGCTACAGGGGCGTCAAGAACCCTCATTGAACGTGCAGCTGATGTCTGCCTTAAAGAATCAAAAAAGCTAATTCTCGCAACACGTGAAACGCCTTTGAGCAGAATCCATCTTGAGAACATGCTCCGTGTCTGCGAGGCCGGTGGGAAAATTATGCCCTGTGATCCAGGATTTTATATACGGCCGAAAAAAATAGAAGATTTAGCGGACTTTATTGCTGGAAAAATCATGAATCTTTTAGAAATTGAACACCAACTGTTTAAACCGTGGGGAAATGAGCATGAATTGATAATTAATAATTGA
- a CDS encoding NADH-quinone oxidoreductase subunit N — protein sequence MIKLVLPEIVVSLMAIVSFLFVFFKEETGKKLLYPTILILGLVTLTSSIFSLNQEESLFFNTYQINLFSQAFKLILAGSLLLVLSICDHTESLSGEVKPEFFLFLSTATLGMMMLTSACELIGLFISLELASISQYILVPLRRGKILNAEAGIKYLLFGAAASALTLYGLSFIFGTAKTLFLNEILQNITSLIHLPLFGVGIFLTSAGFLFKLASFPFHFWAPDVYESAATPVTTFIATTSKAAAVAVLIRLFQIFSVDHASLTYILITLSFVSMTLGNLAAMIQKDMKRMLAYSSVAQAGYLLAGLLSQTSSGFIAATFYTIAYLIMNFAAFMVMARINSHNDNPTIKNFSGLADRSPLLALTLMISLLSLAGIPPLAGFTGKWFLFSAAMEKGHWILVLVGVVNSVISLYYYLMVVKEAYLGKPESGQGLLFLGIKTRLLSYASIASLIILGVFPTGLVHWLESIIKPLL from the coding sequence ATGATTAAACTTGTTCTCCCAGAAATTGTTGTAAGTTTGATGGCCATTGTGAGTTTCCTTTTTGTATTTTTTAAAGAAGAGACTGGTAAAAAACTCCTCTATCCAACGATATTGATTCTAGGGCTTGTTACGCTCACTTCAAGTATTTTCAGCTTAAACCAAGAGGAATCTCTTTTCTTCAACACTTATCAAATTAATTTATTCTCTCAGGCTTTTAAGCTCATTCTTGCAGGCTCACTCCTTTTAGTGCTTTCGATTTGCGACCACACAGAATCTCTCTCAGGGGAAGTAAAACCTGAATTTTTTCTTTTTCTTTCGACAGCAACTTTGGGCATGATGATGCTGACCAGCGCATGTGAACTGATCGGCCTTTTCATATCTTTAGAACTTGCCTCTATCTCTCAATATATTCTCGTCCCTTTAAGACGTGGTAAAATCTTAAATGCAGAAGCAGGAATCAAATACCTTCTTTTCGGGGCGGCTGCAAGCGCTTTAACCCTCTACGGACTCAGTTTCATTTTTGGAACAGCCAAAACGCTCTTCTTAAATGAAATTTTACAAAACATCACCTCCCTGATTCATCTTCCTCTTTTTGGGGTGGGAATTTTTCTAACCTCAGCTGGATTCCTTTTTAAACTCGCCTCGTTTCCCTTTCATTTTTGGGCCCCTGATGTTTATGAGAGCGCTGCAACTCCAGTAACGACCTTTATTGCAACGACCTCTAAAGCCGCAGCCGTCGCCGTCTTAATTCGACTGTTCCAAATCTTTTCTGTCGATCATGCCTCTTTAACTTACATCCTCATTACTCTGTCCTTTGTTTCAATGACCCTTGGAAATTTAGCTGCAATGATTCAAAAAGACATGAAGCGCATGCTAGCTTATTCAAGCGTAGCACAAGCGGGCTACCTTCTGGCAGGTCTCTTGTCTCAAACAAGCTCAGGCTTTATTGCGGCCACGTTTTATACCATCGCCTATCTCATCATGAATTTTGCTGCCTTTATGGTCATGGCACGCATCAACTCTCATAACGATAACCCAACGATTAAAAATTTTTCTGGCCTGGCAGACCGATCTCCTCTCCTTGCCCTAACCCTCATGATCAGCCTTCTTTCTCTCGCAGGAATCCCTCCCCTAGCAGGTTTTACAGGAAAATGGTTTCTCTTCAGTGCCGCCATGGAAAAAGGCCACTGGATCTTAGTTCTGGTAGGCGTTGTTAACAGCGTCATTTCTCTTTATTACTATTTAATGGTGGTTAAAGAAGCCTATCTCGGAAAGCCTGAATCAGGGCAAGGATTGCTCTTCCTCGGAATCAAGACACGCCTACTCAGTTATGCAAGCATTGCCTCTCTCATCATTCTTGGGGTTTTTCCTACTGGCTTGGTTCATTGGTTGGAAAGCATCATTAAACCATTGCTTTAA
- a CDS encoding NADH-quinone oxidoreductase subunit M, producing MGILTDILLCPVIGMILILLTPRKSEKAIKIISLIVSGLSVILSFIAYNRFDPRNVLLQMEERISWLPQYGINYWNGVDGLNISMILLTSIVIFTGVIISWKLSYRVKEFFALLLFLVIGVFGVFMTLNLFFFFLFYEVAVLPMYLLIAIWGSTNKEYAALKLTLYLLLGSAFMFAIFLAIYSLAGAHTFDLLTIKKQVTFDPAFQKVAYIGLFLGCGVLAGCWPFHVWSPDGHVAAPTAVSMLHAGVLMKLGAYGIIRVALFLFPEAAHTWAPFTVTLATFNILYGALVATQQKDLKYVIGYSSVSHMGIVLLGISTLTVTGLNGALFQMFSHGIMTALFFACVGHVYDECHTRYFDELGGLAHKIPILSTFFIIAGLTGLGLPGLSGFPSELLVLIAAIKTYPVSGICTAIGVVVTTFYIVSAIMKAFYGPLNKHFEHIKDINLWQYFGRSILVAFLLLLGVWPKLFLDIVNPITTYLLMKPF from the coding sequence ATGGGAATCTTAACTGACATTTTGCTTTGCCCTGTCATTGGAATGATTCTTATTCTTTTGACACCCCGAAAATCTGAAAAGGCGATCAAAATTATTTCTCTCATCGTTTCAGGACTTTCCGTCATTCTCTCTTTCATTGCCTACAATCGCTTTGATCCAAGAAATGTGCTTCTTCAAATGGAAGAAAGAATCTCCTGGCTTCCCCAGTATGGTATTAACTATTGGAACGGGGTCGATGGCCTAAATATCAGCATGATCCTTCTCACTTCGATTGTCATTTTTACGGGAGTCATCATTTCCTGGAAACTCTCTTATCGGGTCAAAGAATTTTTTGCCCTGCTTCTTTTTCTCGTGATTGGAGTTTTTGGTGTTTTTATGACCCTGAACCTCTTTTTCTTCTTTCTTTTTTACGAAGTGGCTGTTCTCCCCATGTATCTTCTGATCGCCATTTGGGGAAGTACGAATAAAGAATATGCAGCATTAAAATTGACCCTATACCTCCTTTTGGGGAGCGCCTTCATGTTTGCCATCTTCCTTGCAATTTACTCTCTCGCAGGCGCCCATACTTTTGATTTATTGACCATTAAAAAGCAAGTCACCTTCGATCCTGCTTTCCAAAAAGTTGCCTATATTGGACTCTTTTTGGGGTGCGGTGTTTTAGCGGGTTGCTGGCCCTTTCACGTATGGAGCCCTGATGGGCACGTGGCTGCCCCTACGGCTGTGAGCATGCTCCATGCGGGTGTACTCATGAAGTTGGGCGCCTATGGCATTATTCGTGTTGCCCTTTTTCTCTTTCCTGAGGCCGCCCATACCTGGGCCCCTTTCACCGTGACGCTCGCCACTTTTAACATTCTTTATGGAGCCTTGGTCGCCACCCAGCAAAAAGATTTAAAATATGTCATTGGTTATTCTAGCGTCTCTCACATGGGCATTGTTCTATTAGGAATTTCAACTCTAACCGTAACAGGCCTTAATGGCGCCCTCTTTCAAATGTTTTCTCACGGAATCATGACCGCTCTTTTCTTTGCTTGCGTGGGACATGTCTATGATGAATGCCACACCCGCTATTTTGATGAACTGGGAGGCCTTGCTCACAAAATACCCATTCTATCGACTTTTTTCATCATTGCAGGGCTTACAGGGCTGGGTCTACCGGGATTGAGCGGTTTTCCGTCTGAACTTCTTGTTTTAATTGCAGCCATCAAAACTTATCCTGTTTCAGGAATTTGTACAGCCATTGGAGTGGTCGTGACCACTTTCTACATTGTTTCAGCCATTATGAAGGCCTTTTATGGCCCGCTTAATAAGCACTTTGAACACATCAAAGACATTAATTTATGGCAATATTTTGGACGAAGTATTCTTGTCGCTTTTCTCCTTCTTTTAGGCGTTTGGCCAAAATTATTTTTAGATATTGTTAATCCGATTACAACGTATTTACTCATGAAACCATTTTAA
- a CDS encoding amidohydrolase family protein, which produces MKIYRAQWLLPIHQPPIKDGAVLIDRGIIKDYGKASAILKKFKIPFEDLQEAIIMPGLVNAHTHLEYSCLHQKIKPSEKFLDWLYPMIELKKELQTNEIQVGIKQGITQLQKSGTVLLGEVTNTGLSTSFLKKSGLSGILFFELVGNQTFNIFEKILKNVYSSSSFEIVPACHAPHTVPEKLLIQVKNYLKKIKTPTSLHLAESREEMEWIQNKRGGFSDLIQDSVLKNNSQFGKGKGPVKYLLENRFLNSKTLCVHCVHLSIKEQKLLQRTRAPIAICPRSNLYTGAGKAPIKQLLQNKIMLCIGTDSLASNSDLNLWKEMRMLKKLFPFLSYPTILRMATLHGALALGFGKTHGSIEKGKKADLIWIKTDQKLKNPYSFLIEEDHEIEGKICE; this is translated from the coding sequence ATGAAAATATATCGTGCACAGTGGCTTCTTCCCATTCATCAACCTCCTATCAAAGATGGAGCCGTTCTCATTGATCGTGGCATAATTAAAGATTATGGAAAAGCTTCAGCTATTTTAAAAAAGTTTAAAATCCCTTTTGAAGATCTTCAAGAAGCAATTATCATGCCTGGCCTAGTTAATGCGCACACTCATTTGGAATATTCTTGTCTTCATCAAAAGATTAAACCTTCTGAGAAGTTTTTAGATTGGCTCTATCCCATGATTGAATTAAAAAAAGAACTTCAAACCAATGAAATACAAGTTGGAATAAAGCAGGGTATTACTCAACTTCAAAAATCAGGAACCGTTCTTTTAGGAGAAGTGACTAACACAGGACTTTCTACGAGTTTTCTTAAAAAGAGTGGACTCTCTGGCATTCTATTTTTTGAGTTGGTTGGAAATCAAACCTTTAATATTTTTGAAAAAATTCTAAAAAATGTTTATTCATCTTCTTCATTTGAAATCGTCCCGGCTTGTCATGCCCCTCATACAGTGCCTGAAAAACTCCTCATTCAAGTAAAAAATTATCTTAAAAAAATAAAAACTCCTACAAGCCTTCACCTCGCTGAGTCTCGTGAAGAAATGGAGTGGATCCAAAATAAAAGAGGAGGCTTTTCAGATCTTATTCAGGATTCAGTGCTTAAAAATAATTCTCAATTTGGAAAGGGAAAAGGCCCAGTAAAATACCTTCTCGAGAACCGATTCTTAAATTCTAAAACCCTTTGTGTTCATTGTGTTCATCTATCTATTAAAGAACAAAAACTTCTTCAAAGAACAAGGGCCCCTATTGCAATTTGTCCTAGAAGCAATCTCTATACAGGGGCAGGGAAAGCTCCCATCAAGCAACTTTTACAAAATAAAATCATGCTTTGCATCGGAACAGACAGTCTCGCAAGCAACTCCGATCTGAATCTTTGGAAAGAAATGAGAATGCTCAAAAAACTCTTTCCTTTTCTCTCCTATCCCACTATCCTACGCATGGCGACGCTTCATGGAGCCCTTGCGCTTGGATTTGGGAAGACGCATGGATCCATCGAAAAGGGGAAAAAAGCTGACTTAATTTGGATTAAAACAGATCAAAAATTGAAAAACCCTTATTCATTTTTAATTGAAGAAGATCATGAAATAGAAGGTAAAATTTGTGAATAG
- a CDS encoding 4-hydroxybenzoate octaprenyltransferase, producing MNRLVHYARLIRLSHSVFALPFALSTLILVHPYHEVTLHKIIWILIAMVSARSAAMGFNRIIDREIDKKNPRTSQRELPQGIVTLQGAFLFTILCAIIFIFSAFKLNAACGLLSIPTLILFFFYPYAKRLTWTCHLFLGLSLALSPIGVWLAIANSLQGPVLLLSLGVLFWVSGFDVIYACQDLEFDQTHHLLSIPQKFGIPKALTLAMIFHGLTISCFIWVGISFKLNLFYFMGCGIISIAMLYQHYLISPKDLSRVEKAFNTNGTIGFIYLLAIWMGMR from the coding sequence GTGAATAGACTAGTTCATTATGCCCGACTGATTCGATTGAGCCACAGTGTTTTTGCACTGCCATTTGCACTGTCGACTCTTATTTTAGTTCATCCTTATCATGAAGTGACCCTGCATAAAATAATCTGGATTCTAATCGCAATGGTCAGTGCACGATCCGCAGCCATGGGGTTTAATCGCATCATTGACCGTGAAATAGATAAAAAAAATCCAAGAACATCCCAAAGAGAACTTCCCCAAGGAATTGTCACTCTCCAAGGAGCCTTTTTATTCACAATCCTATGTGCAATTATTTTTATTTTTTCAGCTTTTAAACTGAATGCTGCCTGCGGTCTTCTTTCCATCCCAACCCTGATTCTCTTTTTCTTTTACCCTTACGCCAAACGGCTCACATGGACCTGTCACCTTTTTTTGGGCCTCTCTCTTGCCCTTTCTCCCATCGGGGTATGGCTTGCCATTGCAAATTCTCTTCAAGGCCCTGTTCTCTTATTAAGCCTGGGAGTCCTTTTCTGGGTTTCAGGTTTCGATGTAATTTATGCATGTCAAGATCTTGAATTTGATCAAACCCATCATCTTTTGAGTATTCCTCAAAAATTTGGCATTCCTAAAGCACTGACATTAGCCATGATTTTTCATGGCCTGACTATTTCCTGTTTTATTTGGGTTGGAATTTCTTTTAAATTAAATTTATTTTACTTTATGGGTTGTGGCATCATTAGCATCGCGATGCTTTATCAACACTATTTAATCAGCCCAAAAGATTTGTCTCGAGTCGAAAAGGCTTTTAATACCAATGGAACCATTGGATTTATTTATTTATTGGCCATATGGATGGGGATGAGATGA
- a CDS encoding HEPN domain-containing protein has protein sequence MGDLLSLEWLAKAEEDFQAAFLLSRKRKPSFSNSVCFHSQQAAEKYLKAYLSSEKVLFPKTHDLILLQKLCAKEESNFELIADLVRSLNPYSVEFRYPGEDANHQEAKYALSLAKEIKNFVQQKLK, from the coding sequence ATGGGTGATCTCCTTTCACTCGAATGGCTTGCTAAAGCCGAAGAAGATTTTCAAGCTGCCTTTCTTTTATCTCGAAAGAGAAAACCTTCCTTCTCAAATTCCGTTTGCTTTCATAGTCAACAAGCCGCAGAGAAATACCTCAAGGCGTATCTTAGCTCTGAAAAAGTTCTTTTCCCTAAAACTCATGATCTAATTTTGCTACAAAAGTTATGTGCTAAAGAGGAAAGCAACTTCGAACTTATCGCTGATCTTGTTCGATCCCTTAATCCATACTCAGTAGAATTTAGATATCCTGGGGAGGATGCCAATCACCAAGAGGCAAAATATGCCCTTTCACTCGCAAAAGAAATTAAGAATTTCGTCCAACAAAAATTAAAATAG
- the glpX gene encoding class II fructose-bisphosphatase — protein MREINLDIVRVTEAAARAAATWIGSGDKESADKAATDAMRSRLNGMDFRGRIVIGEGIKDKSPGLFAGEMLGKLEGSQNYEVYDIAVDPIEGTRPVANSGPEAMSVMAVAGENSLFSTPEFYMNKLAYGPEIAKKIHLDITDPLDKTLKVVSAVTGKILGKIVVCVLDRPRHEKVIKELRGIGVRIKLIQDCDVSGAIATCLPDSGIDLLYGMGGSPEGVIAACGIKCLRGGFQAQVVKKDFSLADSKVYSIEDLVKGPCTFAATGITNGSLLKGVRYTSLGAVTHSVFMRYESGTVRWVTAYHGN, from the coding sequence GTGAGAGAGATTAATTTGGATATTGTACGTGTGACTGAGGCTGCTGCTCGTGCAGCTGCGACTTGGATTGGGAGTGGTGATAAAGAGTCGGCGGATAAGGCTGCTACGGATGCGATGCGTAGTCGCCTGAATGGAATGGACTTTAGAGGTCGGATTGTGATTGGGGAGGGGATTAAGGATAAGAGCCCAGGTCTTTTTGCTGGTGAAATGCTTGGAAAACTGGAAGGCTCTCAAAATTATGAAGTCTATGATATTGCGGTGGATCCCATTGAAGGGACAAGACCTGTCGCAAATTCAGGGCCGGAGGCCATGAGTGTGATGGCTGTTGCGGGTGAAAACTCTCTTTTTTCTACCCCAGAATTCTACATGAATAAATTAGCTTATGGTCCTGAAATCGCTAAAAAAATTCATTTGGATATTACGGATCCATTGGATAAGACGCTAAAGGTTGTCTCTGCTGTGACAGGAAAAATCCTTGGAAAGATTGTTGTTTGTGTTCTGGATCGACCTCGACATGAGAAGGTGATTAAAGAACTTCGGGGAATTGGAGTTCGTATTAAATTGATTCAGGATTGCGATGTTTCAGGTGCAATCGCAACATGCCTGCCCGATAGCGGGATTGATTTGCTTTATGGGATGGGTGGATCACCTGAAGGAGTCATTGCTGCGTGTGGTATTAAATGTTTAAGAGGTGGTTTTCAGGCTCAAGTAGTTAAAAAAGATTTTTCTTTGGCTGACTCAAAAGTTTATTCTATTGAAGATCTTGTGAAGGGTCCCTGTACTTTTGCAGCAACTGGGATTACCAATGGAAGTCTCCTTAAGGGAGTTCGATATACGAGTCTTGGAGCTGTGACTCACAGTGTTTTTATGAGGTATGAGAGTGGGACTGTGAGGTGGGTGACAGCCTACCACGGGAACTGA
- a CDS encoding nucleotidyltransferase domain-containing protein: MRKKKLSQLISNVAQQIVKSVHPDKIILFGSYAYGKPNQDSDVDLLVIMKTRKRPVKRAPEITKAIQFYPFPMDILVRTPQEINHRLQLKDPFYLSIIHKGKVLYG; this comes from the coding sequence ATGAGAAAAAAAAAATTATCACAGCTTATTTCCAATGTCGCCCAACAGATTGTAAAAAGTGTACATCCTGATAAAATTATTCTTTTTGGATCCTACGCCTACGGAAAACCTAATCAAGACAGTGACGTTGATCTTCTTGTCATCATGAAGACTAGAAAAAGGCCTGTTAAACGTGCACCTGAAATAACCAAGGCGATCCAGTTTTACCCTTTTCCCATGGATATTCTTGTTCGAACCCCTCAAGAGATTAATCATCGTTTACAACTTAAAGACCCTTTTTATTTAAGCATCATCCATAAAGGAAAAGTACTTTATGGGTGA